A genome region from Geobacter pickeringii includes the following:
- a CDS encoding sensor domain-containing diguanylate cyclase has translation MDQNNDFYKQLLDSLSDGVYFVDRERRITYWNRGAERLTGYVGGEVLGSRCRDNILCHVDADGHNLCEHDCPVSHTLADGLHRDAEVYLHHREGHRVPVQVRISPIRNGGGEIVGAVEVFSDNSARIADIQRIEELQQMVFLDPLTGIANRRYIQLNLQSRFDEMFRYGWTFGVMLLDLDHFKAVNDRYGHDVGDDLLRMVARTLQHAARSYDLVGRWGGEEFIALLASVSREKLAHTAERFRRLVEESSLATNDATARVTISVGATIATAEDTVGSLIKRTDELLYRSKAAGRNCVTCD, from the coding sequence ATGGATCAGAACAATGATTTTTACAAGCAGCTTCTCGACAGCCTTTCCGACGGGGTGTATTTCGTAGACCGCGAGCGACGGATCACCTACTGGAACCGGGGTGCGGAGCGGCTTACCGGTTACGTGGGGGGGGAGGTCCTCGGCTCGCGCTGCCGCGACAACATCCTCTGCCACGTTGACGCGGACGGACACAACCTCTGCGAGCACGACTGTCCCGTCAGCCACACCCTTGCCGACGGCCTCCACCGCGACGCCGAGGTCTACCTTCACCACAGGGAGGGGCACCGCGTTCCGGTGCAGGTCCGGATATCCCCCATCCGCAACGGCGGCGGCGAGATCGTCGGGGCGGTGGAGGTCTTCAGCGACAATTCGGCGCGGATCGCCGACATCCAGCGGATCGAGGAACTGCAGCAGATGGTGTTTCTCGACCCCCTCACCGGCATCGCGAACCGGCGCTACATCCAGCTCAATCTCCAGTCGCGGTTCGACGAGATGTTCCGCTACGGCTGGACCTTCGGCGTCATGCTGCTGGATCTGGACCACTTCAAGGCGGTCAACGACCGCTACGGTCACGACGTGGGCGACGACCTGCTGCGGATGGTGGCCCGAACCCTCCAGCACGCCGCGCGCTCCTACGACCTGGTGGGGCGCTGGGGGGGCGAGGAATTCATCGCCCTCCTCGCCAGCGTTTCCCGGGAAAAACTCGCCCACACTGCCGAGCGGTTCCGCCGGCTCGTGGAGGAGTCGAGCCTGGCCACCAACGACGCCACCGCCCGTGTCACCATCTCCGTGGGGGCCACCATCGCCACCGCCGAGGACACGGTGGGAAGCCTCATCAAGCGGACCGACGAGCTCCTGTACCGGAGCAAGGCGGCGGGGCGCAACTGTGTCACCTGCGACTAA
- a CDS encoding pseudouridine synthase, which yields MEERIQKILSQAGVASRREAERMITAGRVTVNGVPVTELGAKADPARDRITVDGKPVTVEEKRVYLLLNKPVGYVTTLKDPDGRPIVTDLLKGVGVRVFPVGRLDYNTEGLLLLTNDGAWANRLAHPRHEVDKEYLVRVRGTVDREQLRRLERGVELDDGKTAPARAAVFKESDNNTWVSITIHEGRYRQVRRMCEAVSLSVVRLRRVRYGSLSLGELKIGEFRYLTPAEVKALDGVAPRRTGPSSR from the coding sequence ATGGAAGAACGGATTCAGAAGATACTTTCCCAGGCCGGGGTTGCCTCCCGCCGCGAAGCCGAACGGATGATAACCGCCGGGCGGGTGACGGTTAACGGAGTGCCGGTCACCGAGCTCGGCGCCAAGGCGGATCCTGCCCGCGACCGGATAACCGTCGACGGCAAGCCGGTTACCGTGGAGGAAAAGCGGGTCTACCTTCTCCTCAACAAGCCGGTGGGGTATGTCACCACGCTGAAGGACCCCGACGGGCGCCCCATCGTCACCGATCTCCTGAAGGGGGTCGGGGTGCGGGTTTTCCCGGTGGGGCGCCTCGACTACAACACTGAGGGGTTGCTGCTTCTCACCAATGACGGGGCCTGGGCCAACCGTCTCGCCCACCCGCGCCACGAGGTTGACAAGGAATATCTCGTGCGGGTGAGGGGAACGGTCGACCGGGAACAGCTCCGCCGGCTCGAACGGGGAGTCGAGCTTGACGACGGAAAGACCGCTCCTGCCCGGGCTGCCGTATTCAAGGAGAGCGACAATAACACATGGGTCTCCATAACCATCCATGAAGGGCGTTACCGCCAGGTCCGGCGGATGTGCGAAGCGGTCAGCCTGTCGGTCGTGCGCCTGCGGCGGGTCCGGTATGGTTCGCTCTCCCTGGGAGAACTGAAGATTGGAGAGTTTCGCTATCTGACGCCGGCTGAAGTGAAGGCGTTGGACGGCGTCGCCCCGCGACGCACCGGCCCGTCATCGCGGTGA
- the dnaE gene encoding DNA polymerase III subunit alpha, with protein METPSFVHLHLHTQYSLLDGAIRLGDLVKKVKDHHMPAVAITDHGTMFGALEFYLKCRDKGVKPIIGSEVYIAPGSRHVKEARGGEAGAGYHLLLLCENLTGYKNLSKLVSIGFKDGFYYKPRIDKEVLAEHAEGLICLSACLKGEVAYLCERGKMEEALDVARWYADLFPDRYYIELQENTLPEQDKANKGLLEVARELALPLVATNDCHYLNREDARAHEVLLCIQTGKTMNDASRMRFSADEFYVKTPEEMAAAFHYAPEAITNTVKIAERCNLELDLKTYHFPRYVPPEGQTLDDVLEGEAHQGLEARLVAIKAKNPNLTPEQEEGYHKRLRIELDCIKQMGFPGYFLIVADFINWAKDHGIPVGPGRGSAAGSLVAYSIRITDIDPIPYNLLFERFLNPERISMPDIDVDFCQDRREEVIQYVTEKYGRDKVCQIITFGTMSARAVIRDVGRAMDMTYGEVDKIAKLVPEVLGISLDKALQQEPKLKEMGEADPRVKELLDVALCLEGLARHASTHAAGVVVAPDILEEFCPVYKDQKSGSLTTQYSMKYVEKIGLVKFDFLGLKNLTVIDNAVKMIRVGKRPDFDIAALRDDDEESYKLLQAGNTTGVFQLESSGMKELLTKLKPSCFEDIIAVCALYRPGPLGSGMVDDFIDRKHGKKKVVYDLPQLEPVLKDTYGVIVYQEQVMQIARSLGGYSLGGADLLRRAMGKKDPAEMAKQRDIFLEGAKNGGIDLQKAGAIFDLMAKFAEYGFNKSHSAAYALVAYQTAYLKAHYPVEFMAALLTEDMGNTDKVVKNISDCREMGIEVLPPDINASHLSFRVLGNSIRFGLGAVKNVGESAIEAIIEARQEGEFKDIFDFCERVDLRKVNKRVVEALIKCGAFDSTKARRSQLMAVLEDAMTIGQKIQQEKESAQVSLFGTEEIVRTNGNGKGKVQLPDLPEWDDKMLLGLEKEALGFFITGHPLGRYEKEIRRFATADTATLGERADKSEVKVCGVVASLKELITKKGDRMAFATLEDLVGSVEMVVFPETFAASSELLKSDDPLLVTGTLDKGEKSIKIMANEVVLLRDVSTRETKRVVFTLAAEGLERSRLESLRGIIARYPGGCRAAVAIEVPEQFRTVIAPADSCTVAPSEEMVMEVKHLFGYNAVSFE; from the coding sequence ATGGAAACCCCCAGTTTCGTCCATCTCCATCTCCATACTCAGTACTCCCTTCTCGACGGCGCCATCCGCCTCGGCGATCTGGTCAAGAAGGTTAAGGACCACCACATGCCGGCGGTGGCGATCACCGACCACGGCACCATGTTCGGCGCCCTGGAGTTCTACCTCAAGTGCCGGGACAAGGGGGTGAAGCCGATCATCGGCTCCGAGGTCTACATCGCCCCGGGTTCGCGCCACGTGAAGGAGGCGCGGGGGGGTGAGGCCGGCGCCGGCTACCACCTGCTCCTCCTCTGCGAGAACCTGACCGGCTACAAGAACCTCTCCAAGCTCGTCTCCATCGGCTTCAAGGACGGCTTCTACTACAAGCCGCGGATCGACAAGGAGGTGCTGGCCGAGCACGCCGAGGGGCTCATCTGCCTCTCCGCCTGCCTGAAAGGGGAGGTGGCCTACCTCTGCGAGCGGGGGAAGATGGAAGAGGCGCTGGACGTTGCCCGCTGGTACGCCGACCTCTTCCCCGACCGCTACTATATCGAGCTCCAGGAGAACACCCTGCCGGAGCAGGACAAGGCCAACAAGGGGCTGCTGGAGGTGGCGCGGGAGCTTGCGCTGCCGCTGGTGGCCACCAACGACTGCCACTACCTGAACCGCGAGGATGCCCGGGCCCACGAGGTGCTCCTCTGCATCCAGACCGGCAAGACCATGAACGACGCGTCGCGGATGCGCTTCTCCGCCGACGAGTTCTACGTCAAGACCCCCGAAGAGATGGCCGCCGCGTTCCACTACGCCCCCGAGGCGATCACCAACACGGTGAAGATCGCCGAGCGGTGCAACCTGGAGCTGGATCTCAAGACCTACCACTTTCCCCGCTACGTCCCCCCCGAGGGGCAGACCCTGGACGACGTGCTGGAAGGCGAGGCCCACCAGGGGCTCGAGGCGCGGCTCGTGGCCATCAAGGCGAAGAACCCGAACCTCACCCCGGAGCAGGAGGAGGGGTACCACAAGCGCCTCCGGATCGAGCTCGACTGTATCAAGCAGATGGGGTTCCCGGGGTACTTCCTGATCGTGGCCGACTTCATCAACTGGGCCAAGGACCACGGCATCCCCGTGGGGCCGGGGCGGGGCTCGGCCGCCGGGTCGCTGGTGGCTTACTCCATCCGGATCACCGATATCGATCCGATCCCCTACAACCTCCTTTTCGAGCGCTTCCTGAACCCGGAGCGGATCTCGATGCCCGATATCGACGTCGACTTCTGCCAGGACCGGCGCGAGGAGGTGATCCAGTACGTCACCGAGAAGTACGGCCGCGACAAGGTCTGCCAGATCATCACCTTCGGGACCATGTCGGCCCGGGCGGTCATCCGCGACGTGGGGCGGGCCATGGACATGACCTATGGCGAGGTGGACAAGATCGCCAAGCTCGTGCCGGAAGTCCTCGGCATCTCGCTGGACAAGGCGCTCCAGCAGGAGCCGAAGCTGAAGGAGATGGGTGAGGCCGATCCGCGGGTGAAGGAGCTCCTCGACGTTGCCCTCTGCCTCGAAGGGCTTGCCCGCCACGCCTCCACCCACGCCGCCGGCGTCGTGGTGGCCCCGGACATCCTCGAAGAGTTCTGCCCGGTCTACAAGGACCAGAAGAGCGGCTCCCTCACCACCCAGTATTCCATGAAGTACGTGGAGAAGATCGGGCTGGTGAAGTTCGACTTCCTCGGCCTCAAGAACCTGACCGTCATCGACAACGCGGTGAAGATGATCCGGGTCGGGAAGCGGCCCGACTTCGACATCGCGGCCCTGCGCGACGACGACGAGGAGAGCTACAAGCTGCTGCAGGCCGGCAACACCACCGGGGTCTTCCAGCTCGAATCCTCCGGCATGAAGGAGCTCCTCACCAAGCTCAAGCCTTCCTGCTTCGAGGACATCATCGCCGTCTGCGCCCTCTACCGGCCGGGCCCCCTCGGCTCCGGCATGGTGGACGACTTCATCGACCGGAAGCACGGCAAGAAGAAGGTGGTCTACGACCTGCCGCAGCTGGAGCCGGTCCTGAAGGATACCTACGGGGTCATCGTCTACCAGGAGCAGGTCATGCAGATCGCCCGCTCCCTCGGTGGCTATTCGCTGGGGGGCGCCGACCTCTTGCGCCGCGCCATGGGTAAGAAAGACCCGGCGGAGATGGCCAAGCAGCGCGACATCTTCCTGGAGGGGGCGAAGAACGGTGGCATCGACCTGCAGAAGGCCGGCGCCATCTTCGACCTCATGGCCAAATTCGCCGAGTACGGCTTCAACAAGTCCCACTCGGCCGCCTACGCCCTGGTCGCCTACCAGACCGCCTACCTCAAGGCCCACTACCCGGTGGAGTTCATGGCGGCGCTGCTGACCGAGGACATGGGGAACACCGACAAGGTGGTGAAGAACATCTCCGACTGCCGCGAGATGGGAATCGAGGTGCTCCCCCCCGATATCAACGCCTCGCACCTCTCGTTTCGGGTCCTCGGCAACTCCATCCGTTTCGGCCTCGGCGCCGTCAAGAACGTGGGGGAGTCGGCCATCGAGGCGATCATCGAGGCGCGGCAGGAGGGGGAGTTCAAGGATATCTTCGATTTCTGCGAACGGGTGGACCTGCGCAAGGTCAACAAGCGGGTGGTGGAGGCGCTCATCAAGTGCGGGGCCTTCGACTCCACCAAGGCGAGACGCTCCCAGCTCATGGCGGTCCTTGAGGATGCCATGACCATTGGCCAGAAGATCCAGCAGGAGAAGGAGAGCGCCCAGGTGTCGCTCTTCGGCACCGAGGAGATCGTCCGCACCAACGGCAACGGCAAGGGGAAAGTGCAGCTTCCCGACCTCCCCGAATGGGACGACAAGATGCTCCTCGGCCTGGAGAAGGAGGCCCTCGGCTTCTTTATCACCGGGCACCCCCTGGGGCGCTACGAGAAGGAGATCAGGCGCTTCGCCACCGCCGACACCGCCACCCTCGGCGAACGCGCCGACAAGAGTGAGGTGAAGGTCTGCGGCGTGGTCGCCTCCCTCAAGGAGCTCATCACCAAGAAGGGGGACCGGATGGCCTTCGCCACCCTGGAGGACCTGGTCGGTTCCGTGGAGATGGTGGTCTTCCCCGAGACCTTCGCCGCCTCCTCCGAGCTCCTCAAGTCCGACGATCCGCTGCTGGTCACCGGCACCCTCGACAAGGGGGAGAAGAGCATCAAGATCATGGCGAACGAGGTGGTGCTGCTGCGGGACGTGAGCACCCGGGAGACGAAGCGGGTGGTCTTCACCCTGGCCGCCGAGGGGCTGGAGCGGAGCCGCCTCGAATCGCTGCGGGGGATCATCGCCCGTTACCCCGGCGGCTGCCGGGCTGCCGTTGCCATCGAGGTTCCGGAGCAGTTCCGCACTGTCATCGCTCCGGCCGATTCCTGCACCGTCGCGCCGAGCGAGGAAATGGTGATGGAAGTGAAACACTTATTCGGCTATAATGCCGTCTCTTTTGAATGA
- a CDS encoding response regulator — MDQQDDRLFRTAAAGMDKGSILAVDDDPDVLFFIRLALENEGFSVSCAESGRDALALLGQHRYAIMLTDLNMPVMDGFELARRARHLQPELAIIMGTGQLYPGIHRQAASVGIQEVFGKPFDYDRLVRLLHAITDQHLTGKNTCN, encoded by the coding sequence ATGGACCAGCAGGACGATCGACTCTTTCGCACCGCCGCAGCCGGAATGGACAAAGGAAGCATTCTCGCGGTTGACGACGACCCGGACGTCCTCTTCTTCATCAGACTGGCACTTGAAAACGAGGGGTTTTCCGTCAGTTGCGCCGAAAGCGGCAGAGATGCGCTGGCACTGCTCGGCCAGCACCGCTACGCCATCATGCTCACCGACCTGAATATGCCGGTGATGGACGGTTTCGAACTGGCCCGCCGGGCACGCCACCTCCAGCCGGAACTGGCCATCATCATGGGGACCGGTCAGCTCTATCCGGGCATCCATCGACAGGCGGCTTCCGTCGGCATCCAGGAGGTATTCGGCAAACCGTTCGACTATGACAGACTGGTCCGGCTTCTCCATGCCATCACGGACCAGCACCTCACCGGAAAAAATACTTGCAATTGA
- a CDS encoding BON domain-containing protein, with protein sequence MKSNREILKEIEASFEREPRINLHAWPLRMELDAGVLTLEGEVEHVAAKKLALELGGAATGVDGIVDRLRVAPAETMEDMEIRDHLTDAFLQEPAFADYAIHALVFGRWESVREAPREPTGLLQVEADGGIVTLNGQVTSLSHKRLAGVLAWWVPGSRDVVNGIEVIPPEEDNDDEITDAVRLVLEKDPFVNASQLRVGCRDRVVTLDGAVPKPKEKDMAEADAWYVFGVDKVVNRLVVLES encoded by the coding sequence ATGAAGAGCAACCGGGAGATTCTCAAAGAGATCGAGGCCTCCTTCGAGCGGGAACCGCGCATCAACCTCCACGCCTGGCCACTGCGGATGGAACTGGATGCCGGCGTCCTCACCCTGGAGGGAGAGGTGGAGCACGTTGCCGCCAAAAAGCTCGCCCTGGAGCTGGGAGGGGCAGCAACAGGGGTGGACGGAATCGTGGACCGGCTCAGGGTCGCCCCGGCCGAGACGATGGAGGACATGGAGATCCGCGACCATCTCACCGATGCCTTCCTTCAGGAGCCGGCCTTCGCCGACTACGCCATCCACGCCCTCGTCTTCGGCAGGTGGGAATCGGTGCGTGAGGCCCCCCGGGAACCGACGGGGCTCCTCCAGGTCGAGGCGGACGGGGGAATCGTGACCCTCAACGGCCAGGTGACGAGCCTTTCCCACAAGCGGCTCGCCGGAGTTCTCGCCTGGTGGGTGCCGGGGAGCCGCGACGTGGTGAACGGCATCGAGGTCATTCCTCCGGAGGAGGACAACGACGACGAGATCACCGACGCCGTGCGGCTCGTGCTGGAAAAGGACCCCTTCGTCAACGCCTCCCAGCTCCGGGTCGGCTGCCGCGACCGGGTCGTCACCCTTGACGGCGCGGTCCCCAAGCCCAAGGAGAAGGATATGGCCGAGGCGGACGCCTGGTACGTCTTCGGAGTTGACAAGGTCGTGAACCGGCTGGTAGTTCTGGAGTCATGA
- a CDS encoding acetyl-CoA carboxylase carboxyltransferase subunit alpha — MAAIPPLEFEKPIVELEKKIQELMEIAGENDELKDEVGTLEKRVDKMRESVFSNLSRWQMTQVARHINRPFTLDYLNLIFTDFVELHGDRLFGDDHAIVGGPARLDGEPVMVIGHQKGRDTKEKVYRNFGMPNPEGYRKALRLMEMAERFRMPIITFVDTPGAYPGIGAEERGQAEAIARNLREMAALTVPIIVVIAGEGGSGGALAIAVGDRVLMLQYSIYAVISPEGCAAILWSDGTKGEQAAEALKLTAKDLRELEVIDEIVAEPLGGAHRDHEAMAKALHEALARHLKELKGITPEQLVEERYQKFRKMSRFAE; from the coding sequence ATGGCTGCCATCCCCCCCCTTGAGTTCGAAAAGCCCATCGTCGAACTGGAAAAGAAGATTCAGGAGCTGATGGAAATCGCCGGAGAGAACGATGAGTTGAAGGACGAGGTCGGGACGCTGGAGAAGCGAGTCGACAAGATGCGGGAGTCGGTCTTCTCCAACCTCTCCCGCTGGCAGATGACCCAGGTGGCCCGGCACATCAATCGCCCCTTCACGCTGGACTACCTCAATCTGATCTTCACCGATTTCGTGGAGCTCCACGGCGACCGCCTCTTCGGTGACGACCACGCCATCGTCGGCGGCCCGGCCCGGCTCGACGGCGAGCCGGTCATGGTCATCGGCCACCAGAAGGGGCGCGACACCAAGGAGAAGGTCTACCGCAACTTCGGCATGCCGAACCCGGAGGGGTACCGCAAGGCGCTGCGCCTCATGGAGATGGCCGAGCGGTTCCGGATGCCGATCATTACCTTCGTCGACACCCCCGGTGCCTATCCCGGCATCGGCGCCGAGGAGCGGGGGCAGGCCGAGGCCATCGCCCGCAACCTGCGCGAGATGGCGGCGCTGACCGTGCCGATCATCGTCGTCATCGCCGGCGAGGGGGGGTCCGGCGGGGCGCTCGCCATCGCCGTGGGTGACCGGGTCCTCATGCTCCAATACTCGATCTATGCAGTCATCTCCCCAGAAGGGTGCGCCGCCATCCTCTGGTCCGATGGCACCAAGGGGGAGCAGGCCGCCGAGGCCCTCAAACTCACCGCCAAGGACCTCAGGGAACTGGAGGTCATCGACGAGATCGTAGCAGAGCCCCTCGGCGGCGCCCACCGCGACCACGAGGCCATGGCAAAGGCCCTGCACGAGGCCCTTGCCCGCCACCTGAAGGAGCTCAAGGGGATCACCCCCGAGCAACTGGTGGAAGAGCGGTATCAGAAATTCAGGAAGATGAGCCGGTTCGCGGAATAA
- the corA gene encoding magnesium/cobalt transporter CorA: protein MRKNHHSGGQPPPAPAPPRATKRSEKAGLPPGTLIHIGEKSDREITITVIDYTADNAEEKEITALNECFYFMDASAITWINVEGLHEVELVQQLGDCQGIHPLVLEDILNTEQRPKAEDFGDYLFIVLKMLRPRQGFEIATEQVSLILGENFVISFQEGLAGDAFNPIRERIKGGKGRIRTMGADYLAYSLIDAVIDDYFVALEKIGEEIEELEVEVVTSPTRETQRKIHRLKRTMIFLRKAVWPLREMIGSLERRDSPLIREATIVYFRDVYDHTVQAIDTVDTYRDMLSGMLDVYLTSLSNRTNEVMKVLTIIATIFMPLTFIVGLYGINFKYMPELEWHWGYPAVLALMVVISIAMVIFFRRKKWL from the coding sequence ATGAGAAAAAACCACCACTCCGGCGGCCAGCCGCCGCCAGCACCCGCCCCGCCCCGCGCCACGAAGAGATCGGAAAAGGCCGGCCTCCCCCCCGGGACCCTCATCCATATCGGTGAGAAGAGCGACCGGGAGATCACGATCACCGTCATCGACTACACCGCGGACAACGCCGAAGAGAAGGAGATCACCGCCCTCAACGAATGCTTCTACTTCATGGATGCCTCGGCCATCACCTGGATCAACGTGGAGGGGCTCCACGAAGTCGAACTCGTCCAGCAGCTCGGCGACTGCCAGGGAATCCACCCCCTGGTCCTGGAGGACATCCTCAACACGGAGCAGCGCCCGAAGGCGGAGGATTTCGGGGATTACCTCTTCATCGTCCTGAAGATGCTCCGCCCCCGCCAGGGGTTCGAGATCGCCACGGAACAGGTCAGCCTGATCCTCGGCGAGAACTTCGTCATCTCTTTTCAGGAAGGGCTTGCGGGAGACGCCTTCAACCCGATCCGCGAGCGGATCAAGGGGGGTAAAGGGCGCATCAGGACCATGGGGGCCGATTACCTCGCCTACTCCCTCATCGATGCCGTCATCGACGACTACTTCGTCGCCCTGGAGAAGATCGGCGAGGAGATCGAGGAACTGGAAGTGGAGGTGGTGACCAGCCCCACCCGCGAGACCCAGCGAAAGATCCACCGGCTCAAGCGCACCATGATCTTCCTGCGCAAGGCGGTCTGGCCGCTGCGGGAGATGATCGGCAGCCTGGAGCGCCGCGACTCCCCCCTGATCCGCGAGGCGACCATCGTCTACTTTCGCGACGTCTACGACCACACGGTCCAGGCCATCGACACCGTCGACACCTACCGCGACATGCTCTCGGGCATGCTCGACGTCTACCTCACCTCCCTCAGCAACCGGACCAACGAGGTGATGAAGGTGCTCACCATCATCGCCACCATCTTCATGCCCCTCACCTTCATCGTCGGCCTCTACGGCATAAACTTCAAATACATGCCCGAGCTCGAATGGCACTGGGGATACCCGGCGGTGCTGGCGCTCATGGTTGTCATCAGCATTGCCATGGTGATCTTCTTCCGGCGCAAGAAGTGGCTCTGA
- a CDS encoding helix-turn-helix domain-containing protein — protein sequence MLHEIGHTLKRLRSERGFTQKELATRVSGGLDYTYIGKIERGEQLPSLKILIALGEALGVPVGSFLGEGAAPLSRSHVALAGGKERELAKELRQLHPDDLPVLLDIVRALNRHRKHARKDRYAPAADLLPLAAEDGPSYGKP from the coding sequence TTGCTGCATGAGATCGGACACACACTGAAGCGGTTGAGGTCGGAGCGCGGGTTCACCCAGAAGGAGCTGGCGACCCGGGTGAGCGGCGGACTCGATTATACCTATATCGGGAAGATCGAGCGGGGCGAACAGCTCCCGTCACTTAAGATTCTCATTGCGCTTGGCGAGGCCCTTGGCGTTCCGGTGGGCTCCTTTTTGGGCGAAGGTGCGGCCCCACTCTCCCGAAGCCATGTCGCGTTGGCCGGTGGCAAGGAGCGGGAGCTTGCCAAGGAATTGCGTCAGCTTCATCCCGACGATCTGCCGGTGCTGCTTGATATCGTCCGGGCGTTGAACCGTCACCGGAAGCATGCGCGGAAAGATAGGTACGCCCCGGCGGCCGATCTGCTTCCGCTGGCAGCCGAAGACGGTCCTTCCTACGGCAAACCGTAA
- a CDS encoding TlyA family RNA methyltransferase, which produces MTTRHTPTSGGRERLDKLLVDRGLVQSRERARALIMAGQVVVNDHLADKAGVQVSVDAEIRLKGEDIPYVSRGGLKLARALDEFSIDVADRVAIDVGASTGGFTDCLLQRGARRVFAVDVGYGQLAWKLRQDPRVVNLEKTNIRYLEPDALPEPPDLAVIDASFISLDKVLPPTLRLVRSGGIIVALIKPQFEVGKGEVGKGGVVRDEGKHEEVVANVVTLAESLGLAVRGVTESPLLGPKGNREFLIYLSKSL; this is translated from the coding sequence ATGACAACTCGTCACACGCCAACGTCAGGGGGCAGGGAGCGCCTCGACAAGCTTCTCGTGGATCGTGGGCTGGTTCAGTCCCGCGAGCGCGCCCGTGCGCTCATCATGGCCGGCCAGGTGGTGGTGAACGACCATCTGGCCGACAAGGCGGGAGTGCAGGTGTCCGTCGATGCCGAGATCCGGCTCAAGGGAGAGGATATCCCCTATGTCAGCCGCGGGGGGCTCAAGCTTGCCCGGGCCCTGGACGAGTTTTCCATCGACGTGGCAGACCGTGTCGCCATCGATGTAGGGGCTTCCACCGGCGGATTCACCGACTGTTTGCTCCAGCGGGGCGCCCGCCGGGTCTTCGCCGTTGATGTCGGCTATGGCCAGCTGGCCTGGAAGCTTCGCCAGGATCCCCGCGTGGTGAATCTGGAGAAGACCAACATCCGCTACCTGGAGCCGGACGCGCTGCCAGAGCCGCCCGATCTGGCGGTCATCGACGCCTCCTTCATCTCCCTCGACAAGGTCCTCCCTCCGACGCTCCGGCTTGTGCGGAGCGGCGGCATCATCGTCGCTCTCATCAAGCCCCAGTTCGAGGTGGGCAAGGGGGAGGTCGGCAAGGGGGGTGTGGTCCGCGACGAAGGGAAACACGAGGAAGTGGTGGCAAACGTCGTCACGCTGGCCGAATCCCTGGGGCTTGCGGTGCGCGGTGTAACCGAGTCTCCGCTCCTCGGGCCGAAGGGGAACCGGGAGTTTCTCATCTACCTGTCCAAATCATTATGA